A window of the Acidimicrobiales bacterium genome harbors these coding sequences:
- a CDS encoding AMP-binding protein, translating into MSKWNFADLWEHCAEIRGDQRAQVFGDQTTSWTEFNRRANGVAQTMIDAGVKKQGKSAQYMYNSPPYMESVFASFKASLVPVNTNYRYADNELLYLWDNSDAEVVTFHATFVDTIERIRDQLPKVKLWLWVDDGTNPCPDWATDYETAAAAGTDENVSAPWGRSGSDLWFLYTGGTTGMPKGVMWDQNTLIEVTTKTHPMPLGPDADIEAWKEVTRQIGELAPVMLPGAPLMHGTGHISAMNALTAGGCLVTLPNRHFDPPLMLDAIEREKVTAVIIVGDAFARPIVEALDEHPDRWDLSTVASMVSSGVMWSQPIKERLLSYMPDLIIFDSLGSSEAIGMGASYSSKDNIGSTAKFDLGDSGIVIREDGELVEPGSGDIGRLGVKGLMPVGYYKDEVKTQATFPTINGVRYSLPGDWATVEADGTITLLGRGSQCINTGGEKVFPEEVEEALKMHPRIVDAIAVGVPDERFGSIITAVVEPTVGPPLDEDEIIAHVKTQLAHYKAPRKVFTVDSLTRAANGKIDYKKWTGYAAEQAGVS; encoded by the coding sequence ATGAGCAAGTGGAATTTCGCCGACCTGTGGGAGCACTGCGCCGAGATCCGAGGGGATCAGCGGGCGCAGGTCTTCGGCGACCAGACCACGAGCTGGACCGAGTTCAACCGGCGAGCGAACGGCGTCGCCCAGACCATGATCGACGCCGGCGTGAAGAAGCAGGGCAAGTCGGCGCAGTACATGTACAACTCGCCGCCCTACATGGAGTCGGTGTTCGCCTCGTTCAAGGCGTCGCTCGTGCCGGTCAACACGAACTACCGCTACGCCGACAACGAGCTGCTCTACCTGTGGGACAACTCCGACGCCGAGGTGGTCACGTTCCACGCCACGTTCGTCGACACGATCGAGCGAATCCGTGACCAGCTGCCCAAGGTCAAGCTATGGCTGTGGGTCGACGACGGCACCAACCCCTGCCCCGACTGGGCAACCGACTACGAAACTGCGGCGGCCGCCGGCACCGACGAGAACGTCTCCGCCCCGTGGGGCCGCTCGGGCAGCGATCTGTGGTTCCTCTACACCGGTGGCACCACCGGGATGCCGAAGGGCGTCATGTGGGATCAGAACACCCTGATCGAGGTCACCACCAAGACCCACCCGATGCCACTCGGGCCCGACGCCGACATCGAGGCCTGGAAAGAGGTCACCCGTCAGATCGGCGAACTCGCACCGGTGATGCTGCCAGGCGCACCCTTGATGCACGGCACCGGCCACATCAGCGCGATGAACGCGCTCACCGCCGGCGGCTGCCTGGTGACCCTGCCCAACCGTCACTTCGATCCGCCGCTCATGCTCGATGCCATCGAGCGCGAGAAGGTCACCGCCGTCATCATCGTCGGCGACGCCTTCGCCCGCCCGATCGTCGAGGCGCTCGATGAGCACCCCGACCGGTGGGACCTCTCGACCGTCGCCAGCATGGTGTCGAGCGGCGTCATGTGGAGTCAGCCCATCAAGGAACGGCTGCTGTCGTACATGCCCGACCTCATCATCTTCGATTCGCTCGGGTCGTCCGAGGCCATCGGCATGGGAGCGAGCTACTCCTCCAAGGACAACATCGGCAGCACGGCCAAGTTCGATCTGGGTGACAGCGGCATCGTGATCCGCGAAGACGGCGAGCTGGTCGAGCCCGGCTCGGGCGACATCGGCCGCCTGGGCGTGAAGGGCCTCATGCCGGTCGGTTACTACAAGGACGAGGTGAAGACCCAGGCCACCTTCCCCACGATCAACGGCGTGCGCTACTCACTGCCGGGGGACTGGGCCACGGTCGAGGCCGACGGCACCATCACCCTGCTCGGTCGGGGTTCGCAGTGCATCAACACCGGCGGCGAGAAGGTCTTCCCGGAAGAGGTCGAGGAAGCTCTGAAGATGCATCCCCGTATCGTCGATGCCATTGCCGTCGGTGTGCCCGACGAACGGTTCGGGTCGATCATCACTGCCGTGGTCGAGCCGACCGTCGGCCCCCCGCTCGACGAGGACGAGATCATCGCCCACGTGAAGACCCAGCTGGCCCACTACAAGGCGCCGCGCAAGGTATTCACCGTCGACTCGCTGACCCGGGCCGCCAACGGCAAGATCGACTACAAGAAGTGGACGGGCTACGCCGCCGAACAGGCAGGCGTCAGCTAG
- a CDS encoding AMP-binding protein: MTDTSTNAANAPASNGWTYADIWETVATCIPDAPALLHGDRVVTWAEFDARADGLARYLLDAGCGHQDKVVFYLHNRPEYAETFAACSKAALVHVNTNYRYADDELVYIWDNADAVAAVFEDTFTETIERIRDRVPNITTWLWVGDDPTNCPNWATPYESATATPNDGRVRGPWGRSGDQLVLLYTGGTTGMPKGVMWREDDLFGVNDKSNGTPLPVIPDLDADGFSAAVRARTPKPGPISLPACPLMHGTGLFNALNTLSLGGAIVTLEGIKFSVEEMLDLIQRHGVKSIFIVGDAFAKPILAALRAEPDRWDISSLRVIISSGVMFSQESKVGLSEFNSRMVIVDAFGSSEAIGMAKSVSTGGASSSTASFELSPDSVVITDDGRILEPGSDEIGKVALSSRTPIGYYKDPEKSQATFPTINGRRYSIPGDFATVAADGSITLLGRGSVCINTGGEKVFPEEVEEALKQFPTIHDAIAVGIPDDRFGQAVTAVVELETRGAEFDEAAVIDHVKSHLAHYKAPKRVIVVDSLDRAANGKIDYKRWTAHAESNV, encoded by the coding sequence GTGACCGACACTTCGACGAACGCTGCCAACGCTCCGGCCTCCAACGGCTGGACCTACGCCGACATCTGGGAGACCGTGGCCACCTGCATCCCCGATGCGCCCGCCCTCCTTCACGGCGATCGCGTCGTCACCTGGGCCGAGTTCGATGCTCGGGCCGACGGTCTTGCCCGCTACCTGCTCGACGCCGGCTGCGGCCATCAGGACAAGGTGGTCTTCTACCTGCACAACCGCCCCGAGTACGCCGAGACCTTCGCTGCGTGCTCGAAGGCGGCGTTGGTGCACGTGAACACGAACTACCGCTACGCCGACGACGAGCTGGTCTACATCTGGGACAACGCCGACGCCGTCGCTGCCGTCTTCGAAGACACGTTCACCGAGACCATCGAGCGCATCCGGGATCGGGTCCCCAACATCACCACGTGGCTCTGGGTCGGCGACGATCCCACGAACTGTCCCAACTGGGCCACCCCCTACGAGTCGGCAACGGCGACACCCAACGATGGCCGCGTGCGCGGGCCGTGGGGTCGCAGCGGCGACCAACTCGTCCTGCTCTACACCGGCGGCACCACCGGCATGCCGAAGGGCGTGATGTGGCGGGAAGACGATCTCTTCGGCGTCAACGACAAGTCCAACGGCACACCCCTGCCGGTGATCCCCGATCTCGATGCCGACGGCTTCTCGGCCGCCGTCCGGGCCCGCACGCCGAAGCCCGGTCCCATCAGCCTCCCGGCCTGCCCACTCATGCACGGCACCGGTCTCTTCAACGCCCTCAACACCCTCAGCCTCGGCGGCGCGATCGTCACCCTCGAGGGCATCAAGTTCTCGGTCGAGGAGATGCTCGACCTGATCCAGCGTCACGGGGTGAAGAGCATCTTCATCGTCGGCGACGCGTTCGCCAAGCCGATCCTGGCGGCGCTACGAGCCGAGCCCGATCGCTGGGACATCTCGAGCCTGCGCGTGATCATCTCCTCTGGGGTGATGTTCTCGCAGGAGTCGAAGGTCGGACTGTCCGAGTTCAACTCGCGCATGGTGATCGTCGATGCCTTCGGCTCGTCCGAGGCCATCGGCATGGCCAAGTCCGTGTCGACCGGTGGCGCATCATCGAGCACGGCATCGTTCGAGCTGAGCCCCGACTCGGTGGTCATCACCGACGACGGTCGCATCCTCGAACCCGGGTCCGACGAGATCGGCAAGGTCGCCCTCAGCTCGCGTACCCCGATCGGCTATTACAAGGACCCCGAGAAGTCCCAGGCCACCTTCCCCACTATCAACGGTCGTCGCTATTCGATCCCCGGTGACTTCGCCACCGTGGCGGCCGACGGCTCGATCACGCTGCTCGGTCGAGGCTCGGTGTGCATCAACACCGGCGGCGAGAAGGTCTTCCCCGAAGAGGTCGAGGAGGCGCTCAAGCAGTTCCCGACCATCCACGACGCCATCGCCGTCGGCATCCCCGACGACCGCTTCGGCCAGGCTGTCACCGCCGTCGTCGAGCTCGAAACTCGCGGCGCCGAGTTCGACGAGGCCGCCGTGATCGATCACGTCAAGTCGCACCTCGCCCACTACAAGGCGCCCAAGCGGGTGATCGTGGTCGACTCTCTCGACCGGGCGGCCAACGGCAAGATCGACTACAAGCGCTGGACCGCCCACGCCGAGAGCAACGTCTGA
- a CDS encoding geranylgeranyl reductase family protein: MPGDTPSRRELPSTADLVIVGGGPAGSAAAIEAARAGIDAVVIDKATFPREKCCGDGLTANALRHLEALGLDPGDVPSWQPVDDVRVVAPSGRAMVLPLPRGQGNFSVVARRSELDLALVELAKRAGADVHEGVELIGISQDDNGVSVTTTHGAVTATAVIAADGMWSPTRKLLGLAPAGYRGEWHAFRQYVRNVAPAARRELIVWFDADLLPGYIWSFPLADGSVNVGFGIQRDRNHRIQEMGKLWQDILQRPHVAEVLGPDAEPEGPHRAWPIPARLGELPITAGRIFFVGDAVAATDPMTGEGIGQAIETGRQAAQRIAAFGRADPAGAAADYEHELRAGMVRDHRLAATLSNLLATERWANWSVAIADTNDWTRRNFGRWLFEDYPRALLGTPKRWGRGVFHQPGAFAERSAAPVDAATSR; encoded by the coding sequence ATGCCCGGCGACACGCCCTCGCGACGCGAGCTTCCGTCGACCGCCGACCTGGTGATCGTCGGCGGTGGTCCTGCCGGCAGCGCGGCAGCCATCGAGGCTGCTCGAGCAGGGATCGACGCCGTCGTGATCGACAAGGCGACCTTCCCTCGTGAGAAGTGTTGCGGCGACGGCCTCACGGCCAACGCGCTGCGGCATCTGGAAGCGCTCGGACTCGATCCGGGCGACGTTCCGAGCTGGCAGCCGGTCGACGATGTCCGCGTGGTTGCTCCCTCGGGCCGGGCCATGGTCCTTCCGCTCCCCCGCGGGCAGGGCAACTTCTCGGTCGTTGCTCGTCGCAGCGAGCTCGACCTGGCCCTGGTCGAGCTGGCCAAACGGGCGGGCGCCGACGTGCACGAAGGCGTCGAACTCATCGGGATCAGCCAAGACGACAACGGCGTTTCGGTCACCACCACGCACGGCGCCGTCACGGCAACGGCGGTGATCGCAGCCGACGGCATGTGGTCGCCGACCCGCAAACTGCTCGGTCTCGCTCCCGCCGGCTACCGAGGCGAGTGGCACGCCTTCCGTCAGTACGTCCGCAACGTCGCCCCGGCAGCACGACGCGAGCTGATCGTGTGGTTCGATGCCGATCTGCTTCCCGGCTACATCTGGTCGTTCCCTCTCGCCGACGGTTCGGTCAACGTGGGCTTCGGCATCCAGCGCGACCGCAACCATCGCATCCAGGAGATGGGCAAGCTGTGGCAGGACATCCTGCAGCGTCCCCATGTCGCCGAGGTCCTCGGCCCCGACGCCGAACCCGAGGGGCCCCACCGGGCTTGGCCGATCCCGGCTCGGCTCGGCGAACTTCCGATCACCGCGGGCCGCATCTTCTTCGTCGGCGATGCCGTGGCGGCCACCGATCCCATGACCGGCGAGGGCATCGGCCAGGCGATCGAGACCGGCCGGCAAGCGGCGCAACGGATCGCGGCGTTTGGGCGGGCCGATCCCGCCGGTGCGGCGGCGGACTACGAGCACGAACTGCGTGCCGGCATGGTCCGCGACCATCGCCTTGCCGCAACGCTGTCGAACCTCCTGGCCACCGAACGGTGGGCGAACTGGAGCGTGGCGATCGCCGACACCAACGACTGGACCCGACGCAACTTCGGTCGCTGGCTGTTCGAGGACTATCCCCGGGCCTTGCTCGGCACACCGAAACGGTGGGGGCGCGGGGTCTTCCACCAGCCCGGGGCCTTTGCCGAGCGCTCCGCCGCGCCGGTCGACGCCGCCACATCACGCTGA